CACTAATAGGATTCATACCTTCATCTGTGATAATTATTACTCTCTCAATTAAGATTTTAACTAAAGGTTCTAGATGTTGAATAAGTAGTTCCAGAATAacaaaagttcaaaaatttaatGCTCTAAATTATGCCAGCAGGAAAACAGACAAGATAGTAATTATAAAATACACTTATCAGATGCCGCCATTTTACTTTGCCATAATTGGTCATAAGGATACTCCGATTTATGAGGCTGAGTTTACCTCTCTCCAGCAGTCATTCCCTCCTAActtgaaggaattgaatCCATTCATTCTACATGCCTCCTTGGACATAATAGAAGATCTACAATGGCAAACTACAAGTTCTAACTCTTCAACttataataatagcaaTACCATTAGTGGTAATAGTACATCATTCCTGAGATCAAGACATAGTCATAGTGGGGTATATGGCCCAGGTAATTGCTACTTATCCAAGGTGGATCATTTTTATGGACTAGTGATTACGGCTTACATAACATATGGGAATATGAAGTTTGTTTTAATCCATGGGAACAACAATTCATCAGCAGTTTCTAGTGTTGATGATAACGTAGTCAAGAATTTCTATCAGGAAGTTCATGAATTATACATCAAGACGTCGATGAACCCATTTTATGAGGTGGATAGGCCAATTACCAGTCCCATATTTGATTCCAAGGTCAAGGCTCTCGcaaagaaatatttaacaaagtagtagtagtaatgatataattaaatatgattaataccaaaaaaacaacatcGGACAAACATATCAATTGATACACTCAACAACTGTCAATGTTACGTTACATATGTGTAAGTTCTaattttgtatttgttgatCCCAATTCGAGAGTGTTCTGGAAAGACTAACGAGTAATTTTCGAGTTTGCTTCTTGTTGTCTTTGGCTTTGTGAGTGTTATTTTTTACAGATAAACACCTGGAaattttgtttgattttagATTTAACACATCGCCCAGTAACTTAGCATGAGAAGCTAAGAGATGTGAGGAGGCTTGGAATCTATCCATGCGTTGTACGAACTTTAATTTAATGTCTTGAGAATCTGGAATAGCTGGCAATTCTAAATCGGGTACTGAAATTACTTCCTTGCCGATGGGTTTCGTACCCACGGATATCCAGATATTCTGGTACTTCTCCTTATCTAATTCGGTTGACCATAGATCTATCTCCGATCTGAGGTTCGAAAGCTTTTCCTGCAATATTTTGAGATTTTCCAAGTTTTGtatattcttttcatttggaATTTTGATCGTTCTTCTTCGTTTCCTAATTACACTGCTGTGCATTCGTGCGACACCATCACCCTCGTCATCTTCGTTGAATAATTCACGCAAAACGGTGTCTTCGGTATCATCAGGATTAAATTCAATATCCTTTACATCCTTACAATCCCAATCCATATCGATTTTCCCCTTACGCAAGTCCTGTACAAATTCCTTTATTATCACCATACTTATCCTCTGGGGACTCACGTAAGTGGACGCATGATCCTTTGCCACACGATAAGCATCCATTCCTTCTAACCTCCTCAAACATCGGATCATACACCAATTGAATAACTGCCTAGTTCGCAAACCACGCCCAAAGGACGTGTTTCCAATGTGCCTGTAGAAATCTGACTCCGGTACATCCTTGTGCGGCGATATAATCTCAGATTTCATCACGTCGACATTCTTATCTTCGCCTTGAAATGATAGCATTGACAACCGCCTCCCTCGCTGCGACATTATCGATCTCCTCCGATCTCTAGAATTCCTTGGATCCCTACTTTCGTGTGAATAATGAGGGGGGTACATAGCAGAAGGTATCACCAATTGATTATTACCCATAGAAGCAGCCAAGTGAGGGAAAAAAGGTTGTGTAGAGGTATTAGGATACCCCTGCATAGAAGATGGTATGTTCTCTATCTGCCGTTGTGGAGATGTAGGCATAGGCATCATAGGGGGAGGCATAGGATAATAATACATGTATGGCATATATTGTGGTGGAGGCATAACGGCAGCCTGCTGTCTACCCTGCGGGGATTGCATATACTGGCTCGGCCCGCCCATCTGAACCTGCTGCGGAATCGGCTGCGGGACCTGCATAGAACTGTTGAAGTTATCCATCCATTTTGCATTCTGTATATCTTGAAGAGAATCTAATCGATCTCCTAAAGCACTATGCTTTCTCCTACGGCGTTTGAATTTAAAGTCTTCATCCGTCTCAAAACTAGATTGAGGCTTCACCCTTGAATactcatcttcaatatcttcttcttcttcctgACTTTGCGTAGACCTAATATTACTGTGGCTGTTGTGCTTTAAATCACTTGGTTCAGTTGGTAAAGTATGCACTTTTAAACCATGTATACCTGACCTTCTTCTCTGAGGTGTTCTAGAATATGATCGTTCTTCACTCATAGAAGATAGATCGATTCAACACAGTTATCTAGTACAAATGAGTCCTTGACGTGTGTGTGGGCAATACTATGTGGTTGTGTTCTCGTCGCGAATTAGAGTATTAAACTGCTTTTCATTTCTGTTTAcaatcaaaaacttgataTTTTCGTGTGGTGCGATAATACACCGCTAAAGCTTTAAAAGCTGTAAGATGGCCTAAATATGGTAGGTTTGGAGGGCTATGGAGGATTCCCAGGTACTGCTAAAGGCTGGGGTTGTGGTTTATGGATATTCTAAACGTATCCATTTGAAACAATGTGCTTTGGGAGGTGACAGACACTTTTTCAGTTTTAAATAGGAACATGAATGAAATATAAGTGGGTGTCTAACTTCAAGCACGAGGGGGGCCGAAAATTTCGTTAAGCGCTCGGTCCAGCATTGCTTCACATTTTTCATAATCCATCTTGGTTTCTCTCTGCTTATCTTTGTCTGGCACCTGTCCTAGAACCCATGTTTCTCTGATGGATCTTGTAATAATCAACAGATCTTGAATTCCTTTGATAAGTTGCATAGTCTGGGAGTGGACCATTAAAATACTTGTTGTGGCAAGCGATGCTGTAGAAGAACTAGATATCTCGGTGGCATTTCCTTCTGATGAATCTGCTGAGCCAGGGTCATCAATTGATGAAAGTCTGACCAGCTGGGACAACGTTTGGGCTAAGGTTTCTGTGGTACGGTCTAATTTGTCCAGAAGTGCCTGGTTACTCATTGTGGCTGTTTTTGGAGTGTCGTTAAAGTCTTTGAGCTAATTTTACCCTTGGTTAAACGAGCATTGATCTCTATGGCCGCCCAAATATTTGCTTGTAAGAAACTGGCCATCTCTTTATACAATATGCTCCACAATTAGTGAAAACTAGAATATtccatcacgtgattagCTGCCGGATTCACGTGATATAATCAAAAGTGTTACGGAGCCTGGGGGAGGTGAGAGAATTACATTGAACATGCATTCTCCTAGGACATTCAATAGGATATCCGGTGAATATGAAGGACTTCTTCTAATTATACAACGGTGCTGGATATTTGACATCTGCTTCCTAGGATACGACCGCGCACGGGATTCAAGATATTGCCTCCTATAAATGCTGCCGCTGGGCATTGAGAAGCATATTCACTGTCGACAGGAAACCGCATCCAAGGCGAACTAGAAGAACATGCTTTTCATTTGTTCCTATATTTAACCCACTCTTTGCTGGTTCTGTCAAACGGAGTGCCAGTGTCATATCGACGTTGGGACGGCCCTGGAAAATATTACTTCGCATCgtgatcacgtgatatacAATACTAAAACGTTATGGGTAATACatttacatatatgtatacatGTGAGTGTGTACTGTTGTTGGAGAATAGTAACGTATCAATGTCCTGTTTCTGATTAGGTTGTGGTGGATTATTTCCCAGTAGAGCCAAATCCACCTTCACCTCTGGTAGTTTCCTCGAGTGATTCAACGACAACCACTTTAGCATCGTCAACAATCCTTTCTAAGATCAGTTGAGCAACCCGATCTCCCTTCTGgattttaaattcttcatctgtaTGGTTGAAGAGTGCAATCTTAACTTCACCAGTGTAGTCTCTATCGATTACACCAGCACCGGTGTCTATTCCATGCTTCACAGCCAATCCAGATCTTGGTGCTATCCTTCCATACGTTCCAACTGGAACagtaaaagaaatatcTGTAGCGACTAATGCCCTGCCTCTAGCTGGaattgttgtttctttcGAAGCAAAGATATCGTAACCAGCTGCGGACGCTGAGCCCCTCGTTGGTGCGGTAGCGTCATTAGAAAGCAATTTAACTTTTAAGTCACTTGCGTttagttgttgttggtaaCTCATATCAAGCATAAAGGATATATTTGGGTATATGAGGAACTGTTGAGATCTCTTCGGATGTGTTAAAGAAATGTTATATCTATAAAGGTTCTTctcttttccaaatatgaCAGTTTTTTAACGCGTCTACTACAGAAGGACGCGTTTTTAAAGGTTTAAATTACTACTACTGTCTTATCAGAAATGAAACATACTTATAAATAACAATCCTACTTGTTGAGCACAGTACACTGTGTATATGTGTTTGAATACACTACTCCATGCTAGTTATCTTACATCAAAAGTCAAAGCTGAGCATTAACCTTCTATACGCGGTAGGAATTCACGTCTGTGACTTCTATCAAAGGAACCGCAGGTGCTACAGTTTGGCTCATCGCTTGCAGAGTCCCAGACGTACCTGTAGGGGTAGCACTAGTCTTAGCAGCGGAACCTGGGGGTTTGTTGCTTGCCTGTTTCACAATTTCCTTGACTATAGCTGTTAATAACTTTATGCTTTCTCCCCGAACTCTGAAGTAGCTGAAAAGATGCTTTAACAAGACAGTTGGTTTCCCACCAGATTTTACTATTATGCTTTTAAGATCTTCACTTGGGATATTGAATCCCTTCATCTTCAAGAAGGATTCTATCTGTAAAAACATCATTTTACTTTGAACTTCATCTTTACTCATTGGACTTGTAACCATGACTGACATTTTGGCTCTGCTCTTCGAGTAAACGCTAATCTTTTCATGGAAAAATGCCATGTACTCTCTTAGGGTCAAATTTCTAATAGTTTTCGCATTGATAGgttcatcttcctcttcgAAATTGTATCTTCTGTAACTTATTTGATTTCTTATGCGCTTATGAGATTTCATTGCCATACTGCCGTTTTGGCTTCCACTGCGAACGTTAGCTTCAATTTGACTCATTAGGTTTGCGGGACCTGATGTTTTCTCAATCTTGCTTAAAGAGTTACTTTCAACTAATCGGAGGaatttattcaaataattcatctTGAATTGCTCattgttcaatttcatAAGCACCATACTTTCTAAATAAGATAGATATTCATCGATCTTTTTCTCCAAATATTCGGGTGGATTGCTTGACATTGTTGTAATATGCAATCCTACAGTATCGGAGAGTACCCTGAGACCACCTAATACAACGTAACCAATCTGTTTCTTTCCTCTTAAATCGGGCACCAGCGTCATAGACATTAAAAACTCTGTAAAAACAGTTAAGGTATATGCGTAGTTGTTATCTCTAGTACCCGTTTGAATAAAATAGACAATACTATTGTTTGGATCGTCATGAGACCCCGATTTCTTCACACATAAGTTACTCCCTCGAGGTATGAAGTGAGTAGTAGGCTCAACTAAGATATTCTTGCCGGTTTCTAAACTGGACATATGATGCGTTAGTTTGGCATCCACACAATCATTCACCTTGTCTGCGAGCGATAAATCTGACCCTTGGACcaataaatttaaataaTTTCTTCCATTAATGAAAAGTTTCATGAACTGGACAAAAGACTCCATGTCTATATCTTCCAGAGCATTTAATCTGTCCTCTAAAGTCCACATACAGCCTTCTAAAACAATTAAAAGACCTAAACTTGCAAGGGTGGCACAATTTTCACTTGCAGCCTCTTCATACTTAGTCCTCACCATAACTCTTGCTCTCCTAAACATTCCTTTGGAAATTTCCACCGAATCTTCCCCAAGCTCAAGCAAAGAGTCAAGTATAATATTCAAGATCCCCATGATACCTTCTGTAAATCCAGACAAGGTGATTCCAAGTCTAACATCTCCCTTGGATGATAAGGAAAGCTCGTATGTATAGCCTGCACGTTCTGCTGGATATAGAACTGGAGATATGATTGAAAAGAGTAACTGCCCTAAAATTTCAAGTTGCATTGTATATTCTGGCGCGGGCTTTAAGGTTGTACTAATGACCTCCAGGCTGACAATGCTCTTGGATTTGAAGGATAGATTTATATCTTCCTCTTTGGTCCACAGCTCGTAAAAGGCATTTTTACCAGCCAAGCTGGGAGTGGTTTGTAGTAAGTCTGATTGTGTAACTATGAATAACGACGAATTCTCAGATTGGGCAGACGCTGCCAAAAGCGCTTTCTTGATGTATGAAAGCTTGTGACCAACAGGAACTAAAAACTGATTTGGGGAAGGAATATGAAATTCATATTCATTATCAATAGCTTCTAGTTCTGTTATTTCAATGTATGCTTTCAAGTAGTCATATTCGTAATGGGTATCAGCGGTTAGTTGCATACTATTTGAATAGAAAGGGCATTTGGAAAGAGGTCCAAGCATTATCATCTTAACGTTTTCTATTGTTGtaaattctttaacaaATGTCTGGAATTTAATTGCTTGGCCCCTCCACCAATCCGTTGAGTTTTGTGACTCAGAGTAGCTACCAATCTTTTGAATACGGGGATCATTACAATCAAACATAAGCCCCgatgttttcaaaatgaatGGCGGCGGTACCACAGATAGATCCTGCATCAATTGATCACATAGCTCTGCACAACGTTCCATTGGTGATCTTTCCACGTCTTGGTaaagaaacttcaaaagATCGATGGAATTTAATTCACTTAAATATTGACCTATTTTCGATAAAGAAGTGTCCAAAATTGTGTTAACTGTGTACTTCCAAAACAAAGGAACAATAATGGATACATTGGCCCAGCCATAATTGGTTAAATGCAATTGTAAAATCAATCCATCATCATTCACTGCAAAAGAAGACGAAAATGCCAAAAGATCACTAATATAGTTATTTTGTCTGAGGAAATGGCAAAAAGACCCATATCCTTCATCACCTATAATATCACACCATGCCTTCGTATATGTGGCAATTTCTTTATCCGTAAATCTAGTAGAAAGATAGTTAACTGGGAAAATAAATCGTATCACCGGCGGCTTTTTAGACTGTATCATCATGGAATTATATTTGGGCCTTGGGGTGAACACAGGCTCCTTAGAATAACGGGGCAACCATGTATCCTTGAGAATTCTGGATTCATCTAAGCTAGCCAAAGTTGAGGAAGTATCTACGCTGCTTGTTATGGAATTCGAGCTTCGCCAAGATTTTAATTTCAAGGGAGAAGAAGTCGGTGACCCAGCGGCAGCAGATCCTGGAATATCACCAAATTTTAACTGAGCCAACTTGCTTAGTTGATTCAACGACTGAGAGCCTCTGATACATACCACCATCTTCTCAGCGCGGAAATGTTCCTTGAAGTATTTAATCAACTCTGTCTTCAAATTAAGCTTATTTACTCTAGGCATATTCGTTAACGTGAACACATTACCAGTCGAGAAATGACTGAAAGGATGATTCTCATTGGCAAGTAGTCTCGTAGCATGATATAACATCTTGGATAACGTGGACTTATTCCCCATATGCTCACTATGGATGGCATAAATTTCCTTGTTAACCAATATGTCATGAAATACAGGCTCCTTGAAGGACGCAGCAAGAATATCGATTAGCTGCTCAAATACATGCAGTTCCGCTGAGGTAGTATGAGGAACTTCAAAGTAAAAAGATGTCTGCTCCCCAGTAGTGTGCGCATTTTTCGAACCATTGTTCCTGGTTAATGATTCATGGAAGAAATTGGGCTCAGGATATTTCTTCGACCCCGAAGATAGAACCATATGTTCGCAGAAATGCGCAAGACCTGGAAGCTCCGGTGGATCATTATGAGAACCAGTTGCAACCGAAATAGCGCATGAAGCTATGGTCTCTGAAGGGTCTGAGATTAATAAAGCCAACAAATTATTACTTAATTGGATGATTCGGTGAGACCGCTtcgaagaagaaatagGTGTGTAAAGTGTCACATCAAAGAAAACCGGTTTCTTGTTTAATGTCATACTTGAAATTTAACACCTTCTGCgaaattatatttatagtaACCCTTTTTGAgcaattttatcaaaattttattgTTATAATAGCCTAGTAGAATGGGTTACCATGTTGTCCGGTTTTAACGTACGTTTCACTTacatatccatatatatataactttaATAATCAAAGCCCATCCTCTGAGGCTCTTGGTTTATCCGCATGAATAGATAACCAACTAAGGTACACTTTTTTGCTTTAGTCCTTGTGTCTGCTATCATGcgcaaaaagaaaatgcCTCGAGGACTTAAATTCTAACATATGCGTAACAATAGGTTTCtcaaagagaaaaggaATCTCCCGGGGGTGAGTCGAACACCCGATCTCCAGATTACAAATCTTGCAAATTACAGTCTGGCGCCTTAAACCAACTTGGCTACCGAGAGGAGGATTTCAGCGTGCTGACTGAGTCAAATATGTATTTAATAATGATCGTTGTTCGCACGTGATGGTTTTAAATGAGACGCAGACGGGCAGTTGTTATTAAGCTACTTATGAAGAATCTTCACTGCATAAcaaatttatatttaaaaatacaagcTTCTTGTTGTCTTGccttttgaattctttgcGCTGATTAGTTCTGCTGTTTATAAGGCACAACAGGCCAACcgtatatatttatctatctatatatgtatgtgtgtatAATAAATCAGCAATTTCGGTTTACGGCGGTGGTACTTCCAATGAGCACAGCATGGCTACTCTATTTTTCTGGCCTTTCACGACACACAAAATGTTATATTCTACGTTGCTGGCTGTTGTTTGTATGTACCATGCTTCAATATTATCTAcaaattatttttactCCCGGGAGTTAGACATCTAGCTGTTCCCAGCGGCTTTCACCAAgtccaaaaacttttccTTCGAGACTTCAGTCAATATGGTCTTTCTTTCAGCTGCATTTTTAACCGTCGACAGCGTCTCTTGGACTTCTCTCTCGGTTTTCACTTGTGTAGACAAAATTGCATTGAACAACTTTACCACTCCCTTTTGTGCAATTTTCCTCAGGTTCCGTTCTTTTTCTAAAACCTTCGTGATCCGCTCTGAATCTTCCCCAGCTGCTACTGTAGGGATGATCTCCGTATTCCTAGTCTTATTTAACATCTGTTTCTTTTGGGCAAGCAGTGCCTTTTTGGCTTTTAGCTCCAGTTTGTCTGCCTCgctttttttcaataccCTCTTGTTTCTGGCTAAAATTGGGTTTACACGGTCATACGCCTTTAGATGAGATCccaaaatattggaaagcGCATTCGAGAATGATTCGGACCCATCATCATGTTTAGACTTCGACGATTTCTTACTTTTTGAGAAGTCGTACTCATCCTCCTCGCCGTCCTCACCCTCCTCCTCGCCGTCCTCACCCTCCTCTTCGCCTCCAGACGACGAGGACGAGCCCTGATCCAAATCCGACTCATCTCCTACCACAGAATCACcatctgaagaagattcaTTGCCGGAAATCACCTCCTCATCCTGCAAACCACTGCCACGCTTCTGACCTTTGTCCTCGGATTCGTTAAGCTTCCTCTTTTTCCTATCCGAAACACTAATACCGCCCTTGGACGCCATCTTTCTATCTATAATGTAACCCCAGTACCACTCCTAAGCCTAATCCAATACCAGATATCTCTCCAACTACGAAAAGCTCCTCAAACTTGCACCACTTGAGTGTGAGACCTCATCTCATCATTCTGCCAGAGTTCTTTTGGcttaaaaaatttccatGATGAGCTCCAGCTAGTATTAAGTGACATTTGAACATTTCAACTCGAACCTCTAGTCAGCAATGAATTAAAACCACATAATTGAGAAACataatgaagaagctgATTCCTGATTCTATCTCTTCCAGTACTATTATTTAGATTCTTCTACATGCACCAAGCATCTTCAAGCGTATTTATCGTATTGTTTTGTGTTGGTGTCAGCGTCACGCAAGCGCACTCTTTCCGCCAAGGGAAGACTTTCCTCTTGAGACGCCATACAGGCACGGTTGTGGCGGCTGAGTGCCAAATAACTGTCTGTTAAGGCATTGAAGTTGTAGGATGTGTGTTCTATCAATAAGTGTGAAGTTTTAAAGTAATAGGTAGAAGGTTCTGTAGTGTGATCTGTATTTTTGCCCTCTCTGATTTCAGTTAGTACGAAACGTTTCTGTAACTCAACTTAATCACACGAAAACAAAAGACCTTATAACTAAAACAAACGCGAAGTACGTATAGTAATACAAAAGATATAAACGCAGGAGAATTAGGGACTTGCAATTAGTGCTACAGGTGGGTttctatcttttttttggtttttgggTTTCTGATCCTTCGAGGTATACAAAGGGTTTCAATTACTGATGACTGCACCTACTACTCCTAATAAGCAACGTGATTATGGTCATATGCCATCTTCGCCGTCGCTGATTCCATCGCCTAGGAATGCTTCGTATTCGCCTAAGTACCAGCCACGGTCTGAAGAGATAGATGAAAGTCGTATCAAAGTGCTTAATCCTGTGGATACCAACCAAATCATTAGTTCTACCAAGCAGCATCTGCAACAGCACAAAGAACCACACAGTCACATGACGCATTTTTATCGTGAGAATGTTAAGCAGTTGACATATTTGCAAGATAATTTGATGctgaagaagcagaaattGGATCTTGTGCGAGATGAGATGGTTTCCACCAGGGCGAAGGTGGACACTCTTGAGTTGAAGttggaaaagttgaaggagGATAAGCGTTCGAAAGAACAGGAAGTTCTGCTAAAGGAGAATGAATTGAAGAGCCTACGTGATGAGTCTGAAaccaagaagaagtttATGTTGCAAGGTCATGATTTACAGTTGCAACAGGTGAAGAGCAGAAAGGAGGCGGAATTGAATTCGTTGCAATCTAGTTATAGAAGTAGATGGGATAGGACGAAATTTCTGAAAGTTCAGCAGTTCGATGTAGAGCGGGATGAAACGTTGGCGGAGGTTGTGGAATTGAGAAAGTTGGTTGAAGAAAGCGAGATGCATCTAAAGAAGCTGCTTCAAGATAACGAATCTAAGGATAGAGAGCAGAAGGAAATTTGGTTGAGGAATTTCCAAAATGATTGGAAACGAACTATCCAGGACAATGAGGCAGCTTCGGGTGAAATAGAAAGATTGCAGAAGCAAGTTAAAAATGAATTAAAGCCAAAGCTAAGGTCCCAAGAAGAGGAGATTATATTACTCAAGGAAactttgaaacaacttcGGAAGAAACTGGACGCATCAAAGGCGCTGAGTGTATCTCTCTCTGATAAAATAAATCTCACTACCTTAGGTATTAAGAATTCGCTGAAGATCCGTAGAGAGTTGAAAGACTATATTGAAACATCTAAGAGAGAAATGAACCAAATTCGCGAAATATTGATCAAAGAAGAGACCATGAGACGAAAATTGCATAATGAACTTCAAGAGCTACGCGGTAATATTCGAGTATATTGTAGGATACGACCACCGTTATTAGCTGAATCTCAGGACACTTCTCACTTTCATATTGAGAAGTTTAATGAATCTAAGGGGTTTCAAGCTCTTACAATTAAACGTGAAAACGGTAGATGTTTTTCTTacaattttcattttgataaaatatttgagcCGCACAATACCAATGCAGACGTATTTCAAGAAATATGTCAATTGGTGCAATGTTCGTTAGATGGTTATAATGTTTGTATATTTGCATATGGACAAACAGGTTCTGGTAAAACTTACACTATGTTAAACCCAGGAGATGGTATGATTCCAATGACTTTATCCCATATATTTCAATGGACTGAAGACCTAATGGAACACGGCTGGCGTTATGAAATGGACTgtgaatatattgaaatttATAATGAGACCATTCTGGATTTATTGCGTGAATTCAATAGTAATGATAATATCGATGATATTCTGGAATCTCAAAAGCACGAAATTAGACACGACCACGATAATCACGCCACATCTATCACAAATGTAaccaaaatgaaaatgacTTCCCAAGAACAAGTTGACAGTATGTTAAAGAGGGCCTCACGTATGCGCTCAACTGCATGTACGCGATCTAATGAACGTTCCTCTAGATCACATAGCGTATTTATGGTTCATATTAATGGTCATAATGACCAAACAGGTGAAGTCTCGCACGGaaaattaaatttaattgatttGGCTGGATCTGAACGCATTAACTCATCACTAGTGACTGGTGATAGACTAAGGGAAACACAGAACATTAACAAGTCTTTAAGCTGTCTAGGTGACGTTATTTATGCATTGAATTCACCTGACGCGGCAAAACGACATATTCCATTTAGAAATTCGAAGCTTACCTATCTGTTGCAGTACAGTTTAATTGgtgattcaaaaactttaatGTTTGTTAATATTCCATCTGATCAGAAACACACTAATGAAACATTAAACTCCTTGAGGTTTGCATCTAAGGTCAATTCGACCAAAATGACCAAGAGATGAactgattttttttcttgcGTATTATTCCTGAAAACGAAAAGATATTTCATTAATCAGGTATGAATTAAAGTGCCTGTGAATTATTTGTCCAACCAACTACTGGAATCCTTTACAAATTAAGGTGAAGAGTATTTGACACATcttttttgtcttcaaaATAAAGTAAGAATAGTGGGTAAGCATATTTTGAGTCAGAAAGCTTTTATGGATTGCGTCCCAAGAAATTCGCTACAGGGAAACTTCATTTGTTCTAATTAGCAGTCTGTTCCTGGGCTGATATCCGCATATTTACACATAAAATAGGCAGTGCCAACGCAGATGATACGAATTTATGCGAACTAACTCGAAATTAACCGATTACAGAAGATAATTCCTTAACTTCATAAAATGGTGGACAATGGAGTGCAAATCTTACGAATCTGAAAATGTTCCAATTATTTTCTAATTACAAGAGGTTATAGAAACTCTATATCTGTATCATAATACAGATAATTACGGCTATTTTAAAGCTTGGTTTTCAGAAATTATACTGTTGAATTAAGCTAGTGTGTAGAAAGTCTATCTGGCTACTAACCGTGACATAAAGACGGCACTATactttttttgtattaatTTATATAATGTACAAgaattttattgaaataGACCAAAAGGGAATGTCGG
This region of Eremothecium cymbalariae DBVPG#7215 chromosome 4, complete sequence genomic DNA includes:
- the RRP15 gene encoding rRNA-processing protein RRP15 (similar to Ashbya gossypii AGR252C), translated to MASKGGISVSDRKKRKLNESEDKGQKRGSGLQDEEVISGNESSSDGDSVVGDESDLDQGSSSSSGGEEEGEDGEEEGEDGEEDEYDFSKSKKSSKSKHDDGSESFSNALSNILGSHLKAYDRVNPILARNKRVLKKSEADKLELKAKKALLAQKKQMLNKTRNTEIIPTVAAGEDSERITKVLEKERNLRKIAQKGVVKLFNAILSTQVKTEREVQETLSTVKNAAERKTILTEVSKEKFLDLVKAAGNS
- the KAR3 gene encoding Kar3p (similar to Ashbya gossypii AGR253W); amino-acid sequence: MTAPTTPNKQRDYGHMPSSPSLIPSPRNASYSPKYQPRSEEIDESRIKVLNPVDTNQIISSTKQHLQQHKEPHSHMTHFYRENVKQLTYLQDNLMLKKQKLDLVRDEMVSTRAKVDTLELKLEKLKEDKRSKEQEVLLKENELKSLRDESETKKKFMLQGHDLQLQQVKSRKEAELNSLQSSYRSRWDRTKFLKVQQFDVERDETLAEVVELRKLVEESEMHLKKLLQDNESKDREQKEIWLRNFQNDWKRTIQDNEAASGEIERLQKQVKNELKPKLRSQEEEIILLKETLKQLRKKLDASKALSVSLSDKINLTTLGIKNSLKIRRELKDYIETSKREMNQIREILIKEETMRRKLHNELQELRGNIRVYCRIRPPLLAESQDTSHFHIEKFNESKGFQALTIKRENGRCFSYNFHFDKIFEPHNTNADVFQEICQLVQCSLDGYNVCIFAYGQTGSGKTYTMLNPGDGMIPMTLSHIFQWTEDLMEHGWRYEMDCEYIEIYNETILDLLREFNSNDNIDDILESQKHEIRHDHDNHATSITNVTKMKMTSQEQVDSMLKRASRMRSTACTRSNERSSRSHSVFMVHINGHNDQTGEVSHGKLNLIDLAGSERINSSLVTGDRLRETQNINKSLSCLGDVIYALNSPDAAKRHIPFRNSKLTYLLQYSLIGDSKTLMFVNIPSDQKHTNETLNSLRFASKVNSTKMTKR